A segment of the Flavobacteriales bacterium genome:
GGCCTTTTCATGATCAATTTTTATATACCCAAAAGTGTCATAGTGCATTCCAATAATTTTATCACATGAAATAAAATTAGCAGCCATCACAGCTTCATCAACGCCCATTGTAAAATTGTCTCCAATAGGTAAAATGGCAAAATCTAACTCCGTAAATAAAGGAATTAATTTCATATCCATAGTTAAGGCAGTATCGCCAGCATAATAAAAATTACCAGCTTTAGTTTCTATTACAAAACCTCCTGCATTGCCTCCATTACTACCATCGGGAAGTGTACTACTGTGTACAGCAGCAACGTATTTAACTTTTCCAAAAGGGAACTCCCAACTCCCCCCATGATTCATGGGATGTGTTTTTTCAATCCCTTTTTGATTGAACCATGTTGTTATTTCAAAGTTGGAAACTACAGTCGCACCCGATTGTTGGGCTATTTTTTCCACATCAGCGACATGGTCTTCATGACCATGGGAGACCAAAATATAATCAGGATTAATTGAATCGATGACGATATCTTTAGCAAGTTCGTTTGGAGAAATAAATGGGTCAAAAAGAATTTTTGTTCCATTTATGTCAATCTGAAAACAAGCATGTCCAAAATAGGTGATTTCCATGAGCTTTTATTTGATGTGGTATAACAATAATTTAATTGAAACTAAACAACAAAGTTAATTGCTTTCGTTAAAAATATGAGGAACTATTTAGAACACTTATAAACAGAATTCTGTTTATTGGTTTATATCTTGTTAATAACCAAGTTTTAAGGTTTAGTGTTCATGGAATGAATAACAAATTCCAAAGTTGATTCCCCAGTTAGTATAGCGTTGTCGACTATCTTTATAGTTGATGCTATTTTGGGTGTTAATGACCAGTTGAGGATTGAAGTTGAGCTGTAATCTATCAGCGATTTGATAACCAATATTAGGAGAGAAGAAATAGTTAAAAAGTACTTTTTTAGGCGGTGTGTTTATGAAATTAGATAGTTCATAATTGATATAACTGGCTTTACTTTTTACTAAAAAACTAACTCCAATACCTGTTTGCAGATTAATATTCCATTTTTTTAATATAAAATCATACCCTATTAAGAGAGGGAGTGTTATATAAGAATGTCTGTTTTTTAATTGAGCTTCAAGAAGAGTACTATCAACTAAAGTAGTGTCTATTGAGTAAGTGTCGTAGGTAACATAAACAACGTGGTTGATAGAATCCCATGATAAAATCCTCACTGAATCTGAAACAAAAGTAAGCGTGGTATCAACATCAAATTTATGTATTAGGCTATAATCTGTTTGTTCACCAAATTGATGGAATGATAAACCAGAAGAAAGGTTAAAATTTTGGTCTAAATAATGACTGTATAAGAAGTTAATATTAGGTGTAAATATAGGGTTTTCTTGTTGTTTCCTTATATTCAGGTAGTTAGTGTTTGCACTGTTTAAGCTTTTAGTAGAGTAATGGATGCCTCCATTAAAGTTTATCTTTTTTTTTTAAAGAGTCTAATTCTGTGCTTAATTGTATCATTAATTACA
Coding sequences within it:
- a CDS encoding metal-dependent hydrolase — translated: MEITYFGHACFQIDINGTKILFDPFISPNELAKDIVIDSINPDYILVSHGHEDHVADVEKIAQQSGATVVSNFEITTWFNQKGIEKTHPMNHGGSWEFPFGKVKYVAAVHSSTLPDGSNGGNAGGFVIETKAGNFYYAGDTALTMDMKLIPLFTELDFAILPIGDNFTMGVDEAVMAANFISCDKIIGMHYDTFGYIKIDHEKAKEKFHHNDSELILLEIGQTKEI
- a CDS encoding outer membrane beta-barrel protein, whose translation is MHYSTKSLNSANTNYLNIRKQQENPIFTPNINFLYSHYLDQNFNLSSGLSFHQFGEQTDYSLIHKFDVDTTLTFVSDSVRILSWDSINHVVYVTYDTYSIDTTLVDSTLLEAQLKNRHSYITLPLLIGYDFILKKWNINLQTGIGVSFLVKSKASYINYELSNFINTPPKKVLFNYFFSPNIGYQIADRLQLNFNPQLVINTQNSINYKDSRQRYTNWGINFGICYSFHEH